A section of the Apostichopus japonicus isolate 1M-3 chromosome 1, ASM3797524v1, whole genome shotgun sequence genome encodes:
- the LOC139981046 gene encoding polyprenol dehydrogenase-like: MGGSVSAPDVTLSKDRTFLITGANTGIGYEIAKWIARCGGSVIIACRSENKAKEAIEKMKKEIQEEFDQKQVDKTDEVAAPSINVQYMHLDLSSLKSVIDFVKKYKESGLPLHVLICNAGVFVADKELTSDGFEKHFQVNYLSHFLLTLHLLPLIKRSGPNSRIVNVSSKGHWFAEFNLENIQAQKSFHVNTFYGNSKLFQIMSMYQLSKRLDKETVSVFSVHPGFVDTNILKFGTGFLQLTIDLAVRFGMARKPVSGAVGPLIAALHPSLNGETALYFSEEKQKPPFDIARDEAKQDIIWTYSLQCLKGYLNDDVLEEIGLKLEDIQTLEEATDPAIGSEI; encoded by the exons ATGGGTGGAAGCGTCTCAGCCCCTGATGTTACTCTGTCAAAAGATAGGACATTTCTTATCACTGGAGCgaatacag GCATTGGATATGAGATTGCCAAATGGATCGCCAGATGCGGAGGCAGTGTGATCATTGCCTGCAGATCTGAAAATAAAGCGAAAGAG GCCattgagaaaatgaaaaaagaaatacaAGAAGAGTTTGACCAAAAACAG GTAGATAAGACGGATGAGGTAGCAGCTCCCTCTATTAATGTTCAGTACATGCATCTGGATTTATCGTCTTTAAAGTCAGTGATCGACTTTGTAAAGAAGTACAAGGAGAGCGGACTTCCTCTTCACGTCCTCATTTGCAATGCTGGAGTCTTTGTCGCTGACAAAG AGCTGACGTCAGATGGTTTTGAGAAACACTTCCAGGTGAACTACCTCTCTCATTTCCTCTTGACTCTGCATCTGTTGCCTCTCATCAAACGAAGTGGCCCAAACAGCCGCATCGTCAACGTTTCTTCAAAAGGGCACTGGTTCGCAGAGTTCAACCTGGAGAATATCCAAGCACAGAAATCTTTTCATGTCAACACATTTTATGGAAACTCAAAATTGTTCCAG ATAATGAGCATGTATCAGTTGTCAAAGCGGTTGGATAAAGAAACGGTATCGGTATTTTCAGTTCACCCAGGATTCGTGGACACAAACATCCTCAAGTTTGGAACGGGGTTTTTACAACTTACAATAGATCTGGCAGTACGGTTTG GGATGGCAAGGAAGCCAGTATCGGGGGCAGTAGGACCTCTGATTGCTGCTCTACATCCTTCCCTGAATGGAGAGACGGCTTTATATTTCTCTGAAGAGAAGCAGAAACCTCCTTTTGACATAGCAAG GGACGAGGCTAAGCAAGATATAATTTGGACTTACAGCCTGCAGTGCTTGAAAGGTTACCTCAACGATGACGTCTTGGAAGAAATAGGATTAAAACTGGAAGACATCCAGACTTTGGAAGAAGCCACAGATCCAGCCATTGGTTCCGAGATATGA